The Caldicellulosiruptor acetigenus DNA window GTAGTTTTGCCAGCACCGTTTCTTCCAACAGTCCCAAAGATGGAACCTTTTTGAATATTTAAAGTTACCTCTTTCAATGCTATGACATCATCAAATCTTTTTGAAATGCTTTCTACTTTTATCAAGATTTATCGCCTCCTTTTAACTCTTTTTCAGTTTCCTCAATAAGTTTGATAAGTTTATCCTTCGAAATTCCAATGAAAAATGCATCAGAAACAATTTTTTTAAACTCAGATTTTATCTTTTCTTCCTTTTCAGCCTTTATCTTTGATTTTACAGGGGCAACAAAGTTGCCCTTGCCAGGGATTGAGTAAATATAACCTTCTCTTTCAAGCTCTTGATATGCTTTTTGGATTGTATTTGGATTGATGGTGAGTTCTTTTGAAAGAGACCTCACAGATGGCAACTGTTCATTTTCTTTCAAAACCTCCTTTAAGATTAGCTCTTTTATCCTCTCCACAAGCTGTTTGTAGATGGGTACTCTGCTCTTCCAATCAATCTCAAACATTCATTTCACCACTTTTCTGTATTAACTGTACTATGAGTATTAATACAGTTATATTATAAATGATTTTTTGCAATCTGTAAAGTTGTTTGTTAAAAAGTTTTTAAAAATATTGAGATTTGATATTTGATTTGATAAATTAGAAGAGAAAGAATTCCAAAATAAAGTTTAGAAAAAATATAGCCGTTTAAGGTCGAAAAAGGAGTTTTAAGAAGATGCTAAGATATCTCTACATAGCCTTTTGTTCTGTATCAGTATATTTTTTTATTGTCCTTGCTATTAGGCTGTTTGGCAAAAAAGATGTTTCGCAGCTCTCAATTAGCGATTTAGTTTTTGTTCTGCTTCTTAGCAATTCTGTGCAAAATGCCATGGTGGGAGCAGATTCAAGCCTGGCAGGCGGGCTTGTTGCTGCAACCTCCTTGTTTGTTGCAAACTACATTATTAAGCTCATTGTGTACAGGTTTCCCAAGATAGAACGTTTGATTGAGGGAGAGCCTCTATTATTGGTCTATAAAGGAAAAATCAATGAAAAAAATTTAGCTAAAGCAAAAATTACAAAAGACGAACTACTTGAAGCGGTAAGAGAACATGGCGTTGCTTCGCTTGACGATGTTGAGCTTGCCGTTTTTGAAATGGATGGTAATATAAGCATCATCTCTGAAAGAGCTGAAAATGAGTATGTTAAAAAGAAAATACCAGTGAGAATGAAAAGGAGAGAATAAGATATATGCTTATTCTCTCCACGGCTGCTTTTCGAAAGAAATGTAGTTTTTTTCATCAACATCAAGTAAATACACATATGTCCACGCCTTTATGACTTTATTATCATTCAAAATGACATCTACCTCTTGCCGCCTGTAAAGCTCACCTTCATCTTCAAAGTCGTCTATTTCCTTAATTAGAGTCTCATCAACCTCATATACCTCTCCTGCTACTTTTGAGCCCTCTTTTGGCACTATTGCAGGGTACCAGCTGACTTTGTAGAGTCCATAGCCTTCTAAAACCGCTTTTCCAATGAATTTACAGCCATTTAGCAGATAATTATTACTGTTATGTGAAAGAAGAGAGCCGTATACAAAAAGGTACATTTTTGTGTACTACCCCCAAATCTTCTTTGTTAAGATTTTTTGTATTTTAAAGAAACTACTCTTCTTGCAGATTGCACATCTCTTCATTGCATAAATTGTACTTTATTTTATACCCAAAATAATCATACTTGTCAGCCCAGTCGCACATCATATCCAAAATTGGCAAGACTTCCTTTCCTTTTTCAGTAAGGCTATACTCTACTTTCACAGGAACTTCAGGGTACACTTTTCTTACCACAAGTCCATGTTCTTCAAGTTCACGAAGTTGCTTTGTTAAAATTCTGTGAGTGATGTCGGGAATTAGATGCTGAAGCTGAGCAAAACGCAGAGTTCCATATTCTCCCAAATACCATATAATTAGAGGTTTCCACTTTCCACCTATAACTTCAAAAGCAACTTCTATTTCGCACGTTGCTTCTTTAGCTTTCTGTTTTTGAGTCATATTCTTTAACACCTTCCTTTAGTATCAAATATGATACTTCATATCTTAAAAGTGCGCTCTTGTAATGGTTTACAAAAATATTATACTAAATATAAGGAGTTTTGTAATTTCAATTTTAAAATCAAGATTTAACGGAGGTTAAGAAAATGGAAAACTTGGTTTTCAATTATTTTATACCCACAAAGATTTTATTTGGACCAGGAAGTTTGAATAGGCTCAAAGATGAGAATTTGCCAGGCAAAAAGGCTCTGATTGTAATATCTGCTGGAACGTCTATGAAAAAGTATGGATACTTAGACAGGCTCACAGCAATATTAAAAGAAAAGGGAATTGAGTATATTGTATTTGACAAGATTTTGCCAAATCCTATCAAAAAGCATGTTATGGAAGGGGCAAAATTAGCAAAGGAAGAGAGCTGTGACTTTGTAATTGGTCTTGGAGGTGGAAGCAGCATCGACTCTGCGAAAAGCATTGCTCTGATGGCAAAACACGATGGTGATTACTGGGACTATATAGTAGGCGGTACAGGCAAAGGCAAAGCACCTGTAAACGGCGCACTTCCAATTGTTGCAATAACAACAACAGCTGGAACTGGTACTGAAGCTGACCCATGGACTGTTATCACAAATGAAGAGACAAACGAGAAGATAGGTTATGGCAACCAGTACACATTCCCAACTTTATCGATTGTGGACCCAGAGCTTATGCTGAGTGTACCGCCGCATCTTACTGCATATCAAGGGTTTGACGCTTTCTTCCATGCAGTTGAAGGGTTTATTGCAAAGATTGCAACTCCAGTCAGTAGCATGTTTGCACTAAAGAGCGTTGAGCTTATAGCAAAGTACTTGCCGCTTTGCGTAAAAGATGGGACAAATATAGAAGCAAGAACATATGTTGCACTTGCGAACACTTTGGCAGGCTTTGTTGAGTCGACTTCCAGCTGTACATCAGAGCATTCAATGGAACATGCGCTCTCTGCATTTTACCCAGATTTGCCACACGGTGCCGGGCTTATAATGCTATCTGAAGCTTATCACACATTCTTTGCATCAAAAGTGCCTCAAAGGTATATCCAGCTTGCAAGAGCAATGGGTGTTGATGTAGATTCTTTGCCAGAGGATGAAAGACCGTTTGCATTTGTCAAGGCAATGAAAAAGCTTCAGGAAGAGTGCGGTGTTGGAAATTTGAAGATGTCTGACTATGGAATTAAAGAGGATGAGATTGAAAAGCTTGCTGACAACGCCATAAAAACAATGGGCGGACTTTTTGAGGTTGACCCGTATAAGCTGAGTTTTGAGGAGACAGTAGGAATTATGAGAAAGGCTTATAAATAAATGTGGGCAGAAATATGGCAGAAAAAATAAAAAGACATAGCCAGCTTGCGCAAAGCAGTTGGCTATGTCCTCTTTTATTATTTAGTCTTCCTCTAACACCTTCCATAGAGGTTTATTCTTTTTCTTCAAAACCACATCATCATCTTTTAACTGCAGCGGCATGACAGATACAACAATGTGCTTGTGCTTTAAAAGCTCTTTTTCTATAAATAGCCATGTATGGTTGTGCAAAATCTTTTGCCACCAGCGCTGTACAGTAAATTTGGGTATGATGACTGTTATCATGTCACCCTTTTGATAGTTGTACTCTTCTGACTTTATATACTCTAAAAGCGGTTCTAATATTTTTCTATAAGGTGAGTACCTTATTACAAGCGGAATAGAACAATTGAGCATTTTATACCTTTCTTGAAGCTTTTTTGCCTGCTCTTCATTTATTGATACATTGAAAGCTATGACATTGTCTGAAATTGTTCTTGCAAACCTCAAAGCACGGATGCTTGCCTTATTTAGACTTTCAATTGGTACAATAACTCTGTTTCTGTAGATATTGTGCTCAACATCTAAAAGTTCTTTGTCAGCAGGTGTTACTCTTAACTGGTCTGCAACTGCTATATAGTGAAGTTTTACTTTTACCATTGCAAAGACAAGCAGAGGGATTAATAAAACGACAATCCATGCACCTTCTCTGAACTTAGTTATTGCAATTATAATGACAACCACAAATGTTGTGAGGGCGCCAAACCCGTTTATAAATGCCTTTATATGCCAATGACTGCCTTTGTTCTTAAGCCATCTTACAAACATACCTGATTGAGATAGTGTAAATGATATAAAAACACCAACCGCATAAAGTCCAATGAGTGCTGTGACGTTACCATTAAATGCTACAATCAAAAGGGCGGATACCAAAGCAAGGATGATAATCCCATTTGAGTAGCTAAGCTTATCACCTTTGAGGCTGAGCTGCCTTGGCACAAATTCTTCTTTTGCCATAACTGCAACGAGCATTGGAAAACCTGAAAACGCAGTGTTTGCAGCAAAAACAAGGATTATAAACGTTGTTGCAGCAACGATATAATACATAAAACTTTTGCCAAAAATTTCTTGCGCCATCAAAACAAGCATAGCACCTTCAGTAGGAACTATATGATAGTGTGTTGCCAAAAGTGTTGTTCCGCCAAATAACACGAGGATTATCAAAGATAATAAAAGCAAAACAGTTTTAGCATGTTTTGTTGCCGGGTCTTTAAAATTTGGAACAGCGTTTGACACAGCTTCAATACCAGTCAGTGCTGTGCACCCGCTTGCAAATGCCTTTAGTAACAAAACTAAAGTAACAGGATGTGTTGGATAGTTTATCTTTGGCTCTGGTGGAACATATCCCATCTTTAGCTTTATATACCCGGCTATGATTAAAGCTAAGATTGAAAACATAAAAGCATAAGCAGGTATACCAAATATTCTGGATGACTCTCTTATTCCCCGAAGGTTTCCAATCATCAAAAATAAAACTAA harbors:
- a CDS encoding gamma-glutamylcyclotransferase family protein, yielding MYLFVYGSLLSHNSNNYLLNGCKFIGKAVLEGYGLYKVSWYPAIVPKEGSKVAGEVYEVDETLIKEIDDFEDEGELYRRQEVDVILNDNKVIKAWTYVYLLDVDEKNYISFEKQPWRE
- a CDS encoding GntR family transcriptional regulator, with the protein product MFEIDWKSRVPIYKQLVERIKELILKEVLKENEQLPSVRSLSKELTINPNTIQKAYQELEREGYIYSIPGKGNFVAPVKSKIKAEKEEKIKSEFKKIVSDAFFIGISKDKLIKLIEETEKELKGGDKS
- a CDS encoding APC family permease; the encoded protein is MFEKLKRILIGKPLPNEAEKTEKYGVLWGLPILSSDAISSVAYAGQEILYVLLPAIGFLAFKEISVVTAAIIILLFILMLSYRQTIENYPNGGGAFIVAKDNLGVLAGIVAGAALSVDYILTVAVSISSGVDQIVTALEFLKPYKIALCLFLVLFLMIGNLRGIRESSRIFGIPAYAFMFSILALIIAGYIKLKMGYVPPEPKINYPTHPVTLVLLLKAFASGCTALTGIEAVSNAVPNFKDPATKHAKTVLLLLSLIILVLFGGTTLLATHYHIVPTEGAMLVLMAQEIFGKSFMYYIVAATTFIILVFAANTAFSGFPMLVAVMAKEEFVPRQLSLKGDKLSYSNGIIILALVSALLIVAFNGNVTALIGLYAVGVFISFTLSQSGMFVRWLKNKGSHWHIKAFINGFGALTTFVVVIIIAITKFREGAWIVVLLIPLLVFAMVKVKLHYIAVADQLRVTPADKELLDVEHNIYRNRVIVPIESLNKASIRALRFARTISDNVIAFNVSINEEQAKKLQERYKMLNCSIPLVIRYSPYRKILEPLLEYIKSEEYNYQKGDMITVIIPKFTVQRWWQKILHNHTWLFIEKELLKHKHIVVSVMPLQLKDDDVVLKKKNKPLWKVLEED
- a CDS encoding DUF421 domain-containing protein; the protein is MLRYLYIAFCSVSVYFFIVLAIRLFGKKDVSQLSISDLVFVLLLSNSVQNAMVGADSSLAGGLVAATSLFVANYIIKLIVYRFPKIERLIEGEPLLLVYKGKINEKNLAKAKITKDELLEAVREHGVASLDDVELAVFEMDGNISIISERAENEYVKKKIPVRMKRRE
- a CDS encoding winged helix-turn-helix transcriptional regulator; the encoded protein is MTQKQKAKEATCEIEVAFEVIGGKWKPLIIWYLGEYGTLRFAQLQHLIPDITHRILTKQLRELEEHGLVVRKVYPEVPVKVEYSLTEKGKEVLPILDMMCDWADKYDYFGYKIKYNLCNEEMCNLQEE
- a CDS encoding iron-containing alcohol dehydrogenase — translated: MENLVFNYFIPTKILFGPGSLNRLKDENLPGKKALIVISAGTSMKKYGYLDRLTAILKEKGIEYIVFDKILPNPIKKHVMEGAKLAKEESCDFVIGLGGGSSIDSAKSIALMAKHDGDYWDYIVGGTGKGKAPVNGALPIVAITTTAGTGTEADPWTVITNEETNEKIGYGNQYTFPTLSIVDPELMLSVPPHLTAYQGFDAFFHAVEGFIAKIATPVSSMFALKSVELIAKYLPLCVKDGTNIEARTYVALANTLAGFVESTSSCTSEHSMEHALSAFYPDLPHGAGLIMLSEAYHTFFASKVPQRYIQLARAMGVDVDSLPEDERPFAFVKAMKKLQEECGVGNLKMSDYGIKEDEIEKLADNAIKTMGGLFEVDPYKLSFEETVGIMRKAYK